Proteins encoded within one genomic window of Bradyrhizobium sp. CB1717:
- a CDS encoding protein-tyrosine phosphatase family protein encodes MIHVCSLAALPETVRLTRASHVLTVMANVEQVARPVSVLPANHLKVSMDDITEEMDGFVAPSETHIEQVLNFVRGWDRSAPLVVHCYAGISRSTASAFAAVCALNPHRDEIEIAKKIRAASPIASPNRRIVGLADRALGRNGRMLRALDEMGPGAMMVEGRPFVIELE; translated from the coding sequence ATGATCCACGTCTGTTCCCTCGCTGCGCTTCCCGAAACCGTCCGCCTCACCAGGGCCAGCCACGTGCTGACCGTGATGGCCAATGTCGAGCAGGTGGCGCGTCCGGTATCGGTGCTGCCGGCCAACCATCTCAAGGTGTCGATGGACGACATCACCGAGGAGATGGACGGCTTTGTCGCGCCGTCGGAGACACATATCGAGCAGGTTCTGAACTTCGTGCGCGGCTGGGACCGCAGCGCGCCGCTGGTGGTGCATTGTTATGCTGGCATCAGCCGCTCCACCGCGAGCGCCTTCGCCGCCGTCTGCGCGCTCAATCCGCATCGCGACGAGATCGAGATCGCGAAGAAGATCCGCGCGGCCTCTCCGATCGCCTCGCCGAACCGGCGCATCGTCGGCCTCGCCGACCGCGCGCTCGGGCGCAACGGCCGCATGCTGCGCGCCCTCGACGAGATGGGCCCGGGCGCGATGATGGTCGAGGGCCGCCCCTTCGTGATCGAGCTCGAATGA
- a CDS encoding HD family hydrolase, which produces MTAKKTSRGAESRAWQRMLSGRRLDLLDPSPLDVEIADIAHGLARVARWNGQTTGAHIFSVAQHTLLVETVLRHEMPRVDQRMRLAALLHDAPEYVIGDMISPFKAVLDGHYKAVEKRLLGAIHVRFGLPPVLADEITQAIKAADRGAAYLEATELAGFSESEARRLFGKDPGLSDSVRRDYLTPWTAARAEKQFLERFGAVFA; this is translated from the coding sequence ATGACGGCCAAGAAAACTTCACGGGGCGCAGAGTCCCGCGCCTGGCAGCGCATGCTGTCGGGCCGGCGGCTCGACCTGCTCGATCCCTCCCCGCTCGACGTCGAGATTGCCGACATCGCCCATGGCCTCGCGCGCGTCGCGCGCTGGAACGGGCAGACCACCGGCGCGCACATCTTCTCGGTCGCACAACACACGCTGCTGGTGGAGACCGTGCTGCGGCACGAGATGCCGCGCGTGGACCAGCGCATGCGGCTCGCCGCGCTGCTGCACGATGCGCCCGAATATGTCATCGGCGACATGATCTCGCCATTCAAGGCGGTGCTCGACGGCCATTACAAGGCGGTGGAGAAACGCCTGCTCGGCGCCATTCATGTCCGCTTCGGCCTGCCGCCGGTGCTGGCGGACGAGATCACGCAGGCGATCAAGGCCGCCGATCGCGGTGCGGCCTATCTCGAGGCAACCGAGCTTGCCGGCTTCAGCGAGAGCGAGGCGCGGCGTCTGTTCGGCAAGGATCCGGGTCTCTCCGACAGCGTCCGGCGCGATTATCTCACGCCCTGGACCGCGGCGCGGGCGGAGAAGCAGTTTCTGGAGCGGTTTGGCGCGGTGTTTGCGTAG